Proteins from a single region of Leuconostoc gasicomitatum LMG 18811:
- a CDS encoding SLC45 family MFS transporter, which produces MADNQKGRGLPNLPLRTIWMLSFGFLGVQMAFSLQSSQMGRIFQTLGADPTKLGFFFILPPLAGLFVQPLVGYFSDRTWTKRFGRRMPYLLVGALVSVIVMFLLPNSGSFGFSTAAGLWFGAITILFMDLSSNVAMQPFKMVVGDMVNENQKSYAYSIQSFLSNTGSVLATIFPFFLTAIGVANTAPKGQVPASVIISFYVGAIVLVVFSLIAVFNVKEYDDATYELYHGYALSTPNDGEGGFLTLLKRAPKTFWMVTLTQFFCWMAFQYLWTYGTGAVADNIFHATDPTTAGYQNGGNWFGIMSAVYAIAAVLWSLVLSKIPATKNKAGYALSLFLGAIGFTSVFFIHSQYLLIGSFILIGISWAGMMAYPFIMVTNALPGDHMGTYLGLFNGSICLPQIVASVASFALFPALGSHFPSMILVSGILMLIGAVSVWFINEIHSNPVDAQ; this is translated from the coding sequence ATGGCAGATAATCAAAAAGGGCGGGGATTGCCTAACTTGCCGCTGCGCACCATTTGGATGCTAAGTTTTGGATTTTTGGGTGTACAGATGGCGTTTTCATTGCAGAGTTCCCAAATGGGACGTATTTTTCAGACATTAGGTGCTGATCCTACTAAGTTAGGATTTTTCTTCATCCTACCGCCATTGGCAGGGTTGTTTGTTCAACCACTAGTTGGTTATTTCTCAGATCGCACTTGGACAAAGCGCTTTGGTCGTCGAATGCCTTATTTATTGGTTGGCGCTCTTGTGTCAGTTATCGTGATGTTCCTGTTGCCCAATTCAGGTAGTTTTGGCTTTTCAACTGCTGCTGGTTTGTGGTTTGGGGCGATCACGATCTTGTTCATGGATTTGAGTTCTAACGTTGCGATGCAACCCTTCAAGATGGTTGTTGGTGACATGGTTAATGAAAACCAAAAATCATACGCGTATTCAATTCAAAGTTTCTTATCTAATACAGGATCTGTGCTGGCAACAATTTTCCCATTCTTTCTGACCGCAATTGGTGTTGCTAATACAGCGCCTAAAGGTCAAGTGCCGGCATCAGTGATTATTTCATTTTACGTTGGTGCGATTGTCTTAGTTGTCTTTTCACTGATTGCAGTCTTTAACGTGAAAGAATACGATGATGCCACTTATGAGTTATATCATGGCTATGCTTTAAGTACACCAAATGATGGTGAGGGTGGCTTCTTGACTTTGTTAAAGCGCGCGCCAAAAACATTTTGGATGGTTACTTTGACTCAGTTCTTCTGCTGGATGGCATTCCAATATTTGTGGACATACGGTACTGGTGCTGTGGCAGACAATATTTTCCATGCCACTGATCCAACAACGGCCGGTTACCAAAATGGTGGAAACTGGTTTGGTATCATGTCAGCGGTTTATGCGATTGCGGCGGTCTTGTGGTCACTAGTCTTATCAAAAATTCCAGCAACCAAGAACAAAGCAGGTTATGCCTTGTCACTATTTTTGGGGGCTATTGGCTTCACATCAGTGTTCTTTATTCACTCACAGTATTTGTTGATTGGCTCATTTATTTTAATCGGTATTTCATGGGCAGGTATGATGGCGTACCCATTCATCATGGTAACCAACGCATTGCCTGGCGATCACATGGGTACTTATCTAGGATTGTTTAACGGTTCAATTTGCTTGCCGCAAATTGTAGCCTCGGTTGCTAGTTTTGCACTATTCCCAGCACTTGGTTCACATTTTCCATCAATGATCTTAGTATCCGGAATCTTAATGTTAATTGGTGCTGTTAGTGTGTGGTTTATCAATGAAATTCACAGTAATCCAGTAGATGCACAATAA
- a CDS encoding LacI family DNA-binding transcriptional regulator, with protein sequence MVNLNDVAQKAHVSKMTVSRVINHPDQVSPELMRLVQQAIKAVGYVPNQVARALVNQRQYVVRFLLLEDVSTVEPNYAKLLIRLANNLQKKGYTLEISLDIMAETQSIDGIIVSGWRTEDLSKLQALDVPVTLYGAAPTKCPLSSVDVDNQAGIEKATEYMWRQGYRDIYYIGLSLDLPFARQREAGYRAVMAKKDGRVSVYQTENHAHLADTLVTNLLHNFQLPTAIVCATDRIALGVLRAVQRVYHIPRDCGVIGFDGVFIDQLTQPQLTTVRQPFALISEKIVAQIISQIESEIILEPNNISISPDIVVRESTRL encoded by the coding sequence ATGGTGAATTTAAATGATGTTGCGCAAAAGGCGCATGTGTCAAAAATGACAGTTAGCCGAGTAATTAATCATCCGGATCAAGTATCACCTGAGCTGATGAGGCTAGTACAACAGGCAATTAAAGCCGTCGGCTATGTGCCAAATCAAGTGGCAAGAGCATTAGTCAACCAACGTCAATATGTCGTTCGTTTCTTACTTTTAGAAGATGTCTCAACTGTTGAACCGAATTATGCTAAATTATTGATTCGACTGGCTAACAATTTGCAGAAAAAAGGCTACACACTGGAAATTAGCTTGGATATTATGGCAGAAACACAAAGTATTGATGGGATAATTGTCAGCGGTTGGCGAACAGAAGATTTGTCAAAGTTGCAAGCCCTTGACGTACCAGTCACACTTTATGGCGCAGCGCCAACAAAGTGTCCCTTATCATCTGTTGACGTTGACAATCAAGCTGGTATTGAAAAAGCGACTGAATATATGTGGCGGCAGGGGTATCGTGATATTTATTATATTGGTTTATCATTAGATTTGCCCTTTGCTAGGCAGCGCGAAGCTGGGTACCGAGCAGTTATGGCAAAAAAAGACGGTCGTGTCAGCGTCTATCAAACCGAAAACCATGCTCACTTAGCGGACACGTTAGTAACGAACTTATTGCACAATTTTCAATTACCAACAGCGATTGTTTGCGCGACCGATCGTATTGCACTTGGTGTGTTACGTGCGGTCCAGCGTGTTTATCATATTCCGCGTGATTGTGGTGTAATCGGATTTGATGGGGTGTTCATTGATCAGCTTACCCAGCCACAATTGACTACTGTAAGGCAACCGTTTGCCTTAATTTCTGAAAAAATTGTGGCACAAATTATTTCTCAAATCGAATCCGAAATCATCTTAGAACCAAATAATATCAGCATTTCACCAGATATCGTTGTTCGAGAGTCAACAAGGTTGTGA
- a CDS encoding LacI family DNA-binding transcriptional regulator gives MVTIQDIANKSGVAISTVSRALADSPKISVKTKERIKKIAQDMGYTPNFAARNLTQSESNTVGVVFQPQASDSAENDFAMQLLFGINSQLVARQYLLTTATGSNWSEVYNAVKMMVEAGQVRRFILLYTVENDPISELLRENKARVVVTGEPEQANDVLYVDNDNRRAGEEATRQLVSQFNLKAPLFVRTLSDWRYERNREIGFHLAQPDGPVLSLPINFQAQKQVLESYFELHHEIDGIIASDDKIGYLARNQAQAHLPTHPKLPTIAFNRSEYARLGGKNFYSVDMLPRSLGSEAVRLLFNDQRSLLEQTKATSVIVPYRLPEFGGDTW, from the coding sequence ATGGTAACAATACAAGATATTGCAAATAAATCCGGAGTTGCTATTTCAACGGTTTCACGCGCGTTGGCTGATTCACCCAAAATTAGCGTTAAAACAAAGGAACGCATCAAAAAGATTGCACAAGACATGGGCTATACGCCCAATTTTGCAGCACGAAATTTAACACAGAGTGAAAGTAACACGGTGGGTGTCGTTTTTCAACCGCAAGCATCTGACAGTGCAGAAAATGACTTTGCAATGCAATTATTATTTGGCATTAATTCTCAACTCGTTGCCCGTCAATATTTATTGACTACAGCAACTGGTAGTAACTGGTCAGAAGTGTATAATGCCGTTAAAATGATGGTCGAGGCCGGTCAAGTACGTCGTTTTATACTGCTTTACACTGTTGAAAATGATCCGATTTCTGAATTATTACGAGAGAACAAAGCACGCGTCGTTGTTACTGGTGAGCCGGAGCAAGCCAATGATGTTTTATATGTTGACAATGATAATCGACGAGCTGGGGAAGAAGCGACTAGGCAGCTAGTATCGCAGTTTAATCTAAAAGCACCACTTTTCGTCCGCACTTTGTCTGATTGGCGTTACGAGCGCAATCGTGAAATCGGGTTTCATCTTGCGCAACCAGATGGACCAGTCTTATCACTACCAATTAATTTTCAAGCACAAAAACAAGTGTTGGAAAGCTACTTCGAATTGCATCACGAAATCGACGGTATTATTGCTAGTGACGACAAAATCGGTTATCTGGCACGTAATCAAGCACAAGCCCATTTGCCCACACACCCGAAGCTACCAACGATTGCTTTTAATCGTTCCGAATATGCACGACTTGGTGGTAAGAACTTTTATTCGGTTGATATGTTACCGCGTAGTTTAGGGAGTGAAGCGGTTCGATTATTGTTTAACGATCAGCGTTCTCTGCTGGAGCAAACTAAGGCAACAAGCGTGATTGTACCGTATCGTTTACCTGAATTTGGTGGCGATACATGGTGA
- a CDS encoding sugar ABC transporter permease, which translates to MHSIRGVKRRNKIILYIALSAMAFIWVIPIIWIVLTSFRGEGGAFVNYFWPKTYTLHNYVQLFTNSQYPFGRWFLNTLFVSIISGIISTMLVLSMAYSLSRLKFKIKGPFLKIALVLNMFPGFMAMFAIYYILKAAGLTQSLFALILVYVSGAGLAFYIQKGFFDTIPYSLDESAMLDGATKWEIFTKITLPLSKPIIVFTALTAFTGPWMDFIFAQVIMGDNVKNYTVAIGLYSMMTKETANSLFMSFAAGAVIIAIPITILFIVLQRFYVSGVTSGSVKG; encoded by the coding sequence ATGCATAGCATTAGAGGCGTAAAACGGCGAAATAAAATAATTTTGTACATTGCTTTATCTGCTATGGCATTTATATGGGTGATTCCAATTATATGGATTGTCCTCACGAGCTTTCGCGGTGAAGGTGGTGCTTTTGTAAATTATTTTTGGCCAAAGACTTACACACTTCACAATTACGTACAGCTGTTTACCAATAGTCAATATCCATTTGGCCGGTGGTTCTTAAATACGTTGTTTGTTTCTATTATCAGTGGAATCATTTCAACGATGCTCGTATTGTCAATGGCTTACTCTTTAAGTCGCTTAAAATTTAAAATAAAAGGCCCCTTTTTGAAAATTGCTTTGGTTTTGAACATGTTTCCTGGTTTTATGGCGATGTTTGCAATTTATTATATCTTGAAGGCAGCCGGTTTAACACAGAGTTTGTTTGCTTTGATTTTAGTATATGTTTCAGGCGCTGGACTTGCATTTTATATTCAAAAAGGTTTTTTCGATACGATTCCTTATTCATTGGATGAGAGTGCAATGCTTGATGGTGCTACAAAATGGGAAATTTTTACCAAAATAACTTTGCCACTGTCTAAACCTATCATTGTCTTTACAGCGTTGACAGCGTTCACTGGACCATGGATGGATTTTATTTTTGCTCAAGTTATCATGGGTGATAACGTTAAAAATTATACAGTTGCGATCGGATTATACTCGATGATGACTAAGGAAACAGCTAATTCCTTATTTATGAGTTTCGCTGCGGGGGCAGTGATCATTGCAATTCCAATTACAATTTTGTTTATTGTTTTGCAACGATTCTACGTTTCTGGTGTTACAAGTGGCTCAGTCAAAGGTTAA
- a CDS encoding carbohydrate ABC transporter permease, with amino-acid sequence MFKKKKHSTLEEHTSLIKLFGQADNATKASYLIMGSANFANKQFLKGLIFLILEMSWLTWLFTLGLKAYHNMFTLGTHAQGLVYDKSLGISILQAGDNSMLLLLWGMLSVIITVLFIWLYRINLQSARHIWELKQEGAKLPTLREDLASLLDEKMHITLMAIPMTGVLFFTILPLIYMIAIAFTSYDHNHLPPKNLFGWVGLNNFGNVISGQMAHTFFPVLAWTLIWAIVATISSFFFGVILAMMINAKGIKGKKIFRTIFILTMAIPAFISLLIMNNMFADGGLVNTLLINSGLTKTNLPFFTNPLFAKFTIIIVNLWIGIPATMLVTTGILQNQSEDQIEAAQIDGANKFQIFKSITFPQIVFVMAPSLIQQFIGNVNNFNVIYLLTGGGPANSNYYGAGSTDLLITWLYNLTLNTADYNLASVIGILIFILSAVFSLVAYKKVSNSGMEA; translated from the coding sequence ATGTTTAAAAAAAAGAAGCATTCAACACTTGAAGAGCATACCTCACTCATTAAATTATTTGGTCAAGCTGACAATGCTACAAAAGCGTCATATCTTATTATGGGGTCGGCAAACTTTGCAAATAAGCAATTTCTCAAGGGTTTGATATTTCTAATTTTAGAAATGAGTTGGCTTACTTGGTTGTTTACACTTGGTTTAAAAGCTTATCATAATATGTTTACCTTGGGAACACACGCACAGGGTTTGGTTTATGATAAATCGTTAGGTATTTCAATTTTGCAAGCCGGTGATAACTCGATGCTTCTACTATTATGGGGGATGTTGTCAGTTATTATTACTGTTTTGTTTATCTGGTTGTATCGCATAAATTTACAGTCAGCGCGGCATATTTGGGAGTTGAAGCAAGAAGGGGCTAAATTGCCAACATTGCGTGAGGACTTAGCATCTTTGCTTGATGAAAAAATGCATATTACCCTAATGGCCATACCAATGACAGGCGTTTTATTTTTTACGATTTTACCATTAATCTACATGATAGCAATTGCTTTCACGTCTTATGATCATAATCACTTACCACCTAAAAATTTGTTTGGATGGGTTGGATTGAACAACTTTGGGAACGTTATTTCTGGTCAAATGGCCCATACATTTTTTCCAGTGCTTGCCTGGACTTTAATTTGGGCAATTGTGGCAACAATTTCGTCATTTTTCTTTGGCGTTATCTTAGCCATGATGATCAATGCTAAAGGAATCAAAGGTAAAAAAATTTTCCGAACAATTTTTATTTTAACAATGGCCATTCCGGCATTTATATCACTGCTGATTATGAATAATATGTTTGCTGATGGTGGACTGGTGAATACATTGTTGATTAATTCTGGCCTGACTAAAACAAACTTGCCGTTTTTTACAAATCCTTTATTTGCAAAATTCACAATCATTATTGTGAATTTGTGGATTGGTATTCCAGCAACGATGTTGGTTACGACTGGTATTTTACAAAATCAATCTGAAGACCAAATTGAAGCAGCACAAATTGATGGCGCTAACAAATTTCAAATATTTAAATCAATTACGTTTCCACAAATTGTTTTTGTCATGGCACCTAGTTTGATTCAACAATTTATTGGTAATGTCAATAACTTTAACGTTATTTACCTATTAACTGGTGGTGGACCTGCTAACTCAAACTACTACGGTGCAGGTTCAACGGATTTGTTAATCACATGGCTATATAACTTGACATTGAATACAGCGGATTATAATTTAGCGTCAGTTATTGGAATTTTGATCTTTATCTTATCAGCAGTCTTTTCATTGGTTGCCTATAAGAAAGTGTCGAACTCGGGAATGGAGGCCTAA
- a CDS encoding extracellular solute-binding protein: MTSTTVKIGAVAAVVIVLAAGGVTAVKMHESAQSKTSKTQNLKLWVDTATKPTYVTAVKNFEKLNPKVNITIKYTNSTDALKNLQKDPSAAADVFMFPHDQIGSLASQGLIYQSTKYAKSLKDTQIPNAMAGATYQGKTYGYPYAIESQVLYYNKTQLNDNDIKTWTELTSKGKMGSNLGAAGANYIFSPLFYTVGDTLYGENGEQSKGTNIDNENGAAVLSWIKAQKNNPGFVQASTNTLNLLQSKKISATLSGPWSYNDYKKALGDDLGIAPYPTVNMGTGEKQMQAFLGVKLFGVKQATKEPLVAMKLANYLSSDKVQELGFKNSHYIPSSKAVQALTEIKNDDLAKAVVKMSETGFSTPMPKSPAMANFWASSDALFNDTYKGKISDQQMLPKLKALVKNASKSVN; encoded by the coding sequence ATGACGAGTACAACGGTAAAAATTGGTGCAGTTGCTGCGGTTGTTATAGTATTGGCCGCAGGAGGGGTCACAGCAGTAAAAATGCATGAGTCAGCTCAGAGTAAAACATCAAAAACTCAAAATTTGAAATTGTGGGTTGATACTGCTACAAAACCAACATATGTCACGGCGGTTAAAAATTTTGAGAAGCTTAACCCAAAAGTTAATATTACAATCAAGTATACTAATTCGACAGACGCCTTAAAAAATTTGCAAAAGGATCCATCTGCAGCAGCAGATGTCTTCATGTTTCCACATGATCAGATTGGTTCATTAGCTTCACAAGGTTTGATTTATCAAAGCACAAAGTATGCTAAAAGTTTGAAGGACACGCAAATTCCAAATGCTATGGCTGGAGCCACTTATCAAGGGAAAACATATGGTTATCCTTACGCAATAGAATCACAAGTATTGTATTACAACAAGACGCAATTGAATGATAATGATATTAAAACTTGGACAGAACTGACAAGCAAAGGCAAGATGGGATCCAATTTAGGAGCTGCTGGCGCTAACTATATCTTCTCGCCGCTTTTCTATACGGTAGGCGATACGTTGTATGGCGAAAATGGTGAACAATCAAAGGGAACAAACATTGACAATGAAAACGGTGCAGCCGTTTTGTCTTGGATAAAGGCCCAGAAAAACAATCCCGGATTCGTACAAGCTAGTACAAATACATTAAATCTGTTACAGTCAAAAAAGATTTCAGCCACGCTATCTGGTCCTTGGTCATACAATGATTATAAAAAAGCATTAGGCGATGATTTGGGTATTGCACCATATCCAACAGTCAATATGGGTACCGGTGAAAAGCAAATGCAGGCATTCTTAGGAGTGAAATTGTTTGGTGTTAAACAGGCAACTAAAGAACCATTAGTTGCAATGAAGCTAGCAAACTATTTGTCTAGTGATAAAGTTCAAGAATTAGGTTTCAAGAACTCTCACTATATTCCATCGTCAAAGGCAGTGCAGGCATTAACTGAAATTAAGAACGATGACCTAGCAAAGGCAGTTGTTAAAATGTCAGAAACTGGTTTTTCAACACCAATGCCTAAATCTCCAGCAATGGCTAATTTTTGGGCATCATCGGATGCGTTATTCAATGATACCTACAAAGGTAAAATTTCAGATCAACAAATGTTGCCAAAGTTGAAAGCATTAGTTAAAAATGCATCTAAAAGTGTGAATTAA
- a CDS encoding ABC transporter ATP-binding protein: MAEIRLEHIKKTYPHMDTPSVTDYNLAIHDKEFIVFVGPSGSGKSTVLRMIAGLEEISGGEFYIDGKLMNDVSPKDRYIAMVFQNYALYPHMTVYDNIGFGLKLRKMPKDDIEKRVHNAAKILGIEDYLDRKPADLSGGQRQRVAMGRAIVRDAKVLLMDEPLSNLDAKLRVEIRAEITKIHKKINATTIYVTHDQTEAMTLADRIVIIDRGDIQQVGTPQELYNEPKNIFVATFIGMPSMNLITGKYEAGMLITEDGLRFMVPDGMSKVLSSNHYSGKNVVFGIRSEDVLSEQIALDTYSDNVVTAKVNIAELMGADSMLYTEIGTHELIARVNARDYHQPGEEIKLALNMSKGHFFDQETTTRIL, from the coding sequence ATGGCAGAAATACGTTTAGAGCACATCAAAAAAACGTATCCACATATGGATACGCCGTCGGTTACGGACTATAATTTAGCTATACATGACAAAGAATTTATCGTTTTTGTCGGTCCTTCTGGGTCAGGAAAATCAACAGTTCTGCGCATGATTGCTGGTCTCGAAGAAATTTCAGGTGGTGAATTCTATATTGATGGTAAACTCATGAATGATGTTTCACCAAAAGATCGCTATATTGCCATGGTTTTTCAGAATTATGCATTGTATCCTCACATGACTGTTTACGACAATATTGGATTTGGTTTAAAACTACGTAAAATGCCCAAAGATGACATTGAAAAACGTGTGCATAATGCAGCAAAAATATTAGGCATTGAAGATTACTTAGATCGCAAACCAGCAGATTTATCAGGCGGACAACGACAACGCGTTGCTATGGGTCGCGCAATTGTTCGTGATGCAAAAGTGTTGCTAATGGACGAGCCTCTTTCAAATTTGGACGCTAAACTTCGTGTCGAAATCCGTGCAGAAATTACAAAAATTCACAAAAAAATTAATGCTACGACAATTTATGTCACACATGACCAAACTGAAGCTATGACATTAGCCGATCGTATCGTCATTATTGATCGTGGTGATATTCAACAAGTCGGTACCCCGCAAGAATTATATAATGAACCCAAAAATATATTTGTAGCAACCTTTATTGGTATGCCCTCCATGAACCTCATAACAGGTAAATATGAAGCAGGTATGTTAATAACTGAAGATGGCCTAAGATTTATGGTGCCAGATGGTATGTCTAAAGTACTCTCATCTAATCATTACTCTGGAAAAAATGTTGTATTTGGTATCAGGTCAGAAGATGTGCTCTCGGAACAAATCGCTTTAGATACGTACTCTGACAATGTAGTCACTGCAAAAGTAAATATCGCTGAACTCATGGGTGCAGATTCAATGCTTTATACTGAAATTGGCACACATGAGTTAATTGCTCGTGTCAACGCGCGTGACTACCACCAACCTGGTGAAGAAATAAAACTGGCTTTAAACATGAGTAAAGGACATTTTTTTGATCAAGAAACAACAACCCGAATTTTATAA